Sequence from the Sphingomonas sp. SORGH_AS_0950 genome:
AGCGGCGAGGTGATCGCGACGCTGCTCGGCGGGCGGCGGGGGCTGTTCGCGCCGCTCGGCACCGCCTTGGCCACACGCGATACGCCCGCGCTGTATGACACGACGCCCTTGGCCTGCACGCTGGCCCGGCTGGTCGATTTCGACCGTCTGAATGACGGCGCGGTTCGCTATATGGTGCAGGCGGTGGCGCTGGATACGGGCGAGGAGGTCGTGTTCGACAGCGGGCGCGGCCGGATCGCGCCCGACCATATCCGCGCGAGCTGCGCCATGCCGCCCGCCTTTCCTCCGGTTGCGGTCGAGGGCGCGCTCTACGTCGATGGCGGGCTGTCCGCCAACCTGCCGCTCGATCCCGTGCTGGCCCGGCCCGGCGACGCGCCGCTGCTGTGCATCGCGGTCGACCTCTTGCCGCTGGCCGGGCCGCGCGCGCCGAGCATCGGCGGGATGATCAGCCGAACACAGGATCTGGCCTTCGCCGCACAGTCCCGCCGGACCCTGACGCGCTGGCGAGACCATTATGCCACCGCCTCCGATGGACAGGAGACCTCGGTCACGCTGGTCCAGCTCCATTATGCCGACCAGCAGGACGAGGTCGCGGGCAAGGCGCTGGACTTCTCGCCCCGCT
This genomic interval carries:
- a CDS encoding patatin-like phospholipase family protein, coding for MPPDLRIALVLAGGNALGAYQAGVYEALHDAGIAPDWIVGTSAGAINGAIIAGNAPEDRLSRLSDLWRPEASDPVGVLAWDAMIDSWRRSGEVIATLLGGRRGLFAPLGTALATRDTPALYDTTPLACTLARLVDFDRLNDGAVRYMVQAVALDTGEEVVFDSGRGRIAPDHIRASCAMPPAFPPVAVEGALYVDGGLSANLPLDPVLARPGDAPLLCIAVDLLPLAGPRAPSIGGMISRTQDLAFAAQSRRTLTRWRDHYATASDGQETSVTLVQLHYADQQDEVAGKALDFSPRSVRQRWNAGLRDGRVLTAALAGGAIRMGDRGLTSTTIAAGRNPVAAHSEDMP